A genomic segment from Salvia splendens isolate huo1 chromosome 13, SspV2, whole genome shotgun sequence encodes:
- the LOC121761639 gene encoding protein REVEILLE 6-like, whose protein sequence is MVSVYRSPPPDQDFSHFRGFYMSGDPSKMPAADGGKGILLPMAPEVNAADDANKKIRKPYTITKSRESWSEQEHDKFLEALQLFDRDWKKIEAFIGSKTVIQIRSHAQKYFLKVQKNGTSEHVPPPRPKRKAAHPYPQKASKNVVPRTAGPGQSSVAQVETGYAVRRDPFSVPSNPISSSPLSSWSYNVVPAGCLPNIAKDDVGLASVANNYSSSSNDCTPRVWKSNEMDHEVKVKQCNTTKDMPDFAQVYGFIGSVFDPTATDHLQRLRKMEPINVETVLMLMKNLCVNLATPEFEDHRKLLSSYKVATENVSAGSEIQSA, encoded by the exons ATGGTGTCGGTGTACCGGAGTCCACCGCCGGATCAGGATTTTTCGCATTTTCGCGGTTTTTACATGAGCGGAGATCCCTCGAAAATGCCGGCAGCGGATGGAGGTAAAGGTATTCTGCTTCCGATGGCACCGGAAGTGAATGCGGCCGATGATGCGAATAAGAAGATCCGGAAGCCTTACACGATCACGAAATCTAGAGAGAGCTGGAGTGAGCAGGAGCATGATAAATTTCTCGAAGCGCTTCAGCT ATTTGATCGTGACTGGAAAAAGATTGAAGCATTTATTGGGTCAAAGACAGTTATCCAG ATACGCAGCCATGCTCAGAAGTATTTTCTCAAAGTCCAGAAGAATGGTACAAGCGAGCATGTACCTCCTCCACGTCCAAAGAGAAAAGCTGCTCATCCTTATCCACAGAAGGCCTCAAAAAATG TTGTACCTCGAACCGCAGGTCCTGGGCAATCTTCAGTTGCTCAAGTGGAGACCGGGTATGCTGTAAGACGCGATCCGTTTTCAGTTCCCAGTAATCCTATCAGCAGTTCACCATTGTCTTCTTGGAGTTACAATGTTGTGCCGGCAGGATGTTTGCCAAATATTGCAAAAG ACGATGTTGGATTAGCTAGTGTTGCCAATAATTATAGCAGTAGCAGCAATGATTGCACTCCACGTGTATGGAAATCTAATGAGATGGATCATGAAGTAAAAGTGAAGCAATGCAACACAACAAAAG ATATGCCAGATTTTGCTCAAGTTTATGGTTTCATTGGTAGTGTCTTTGATCCTACTGCAACTGATCACCTGCAAAGACTAAGGAAAATGGAGCCTATAAATGTTGAGACG GTACTCATGCTGATGAAGAACCTGTGTGTCAATTTGGCGACCCCTGAATTTGAGGATCAT AGAAAGTTGCTCTCTTCATATAAAGTGGCAACCGAAAATGTCAGTGCTGGGAGTGAAATCCAGTCTGCATAG
- the LOC121761638 gene encoding C-terminal binding protein AN-like: MPQSSTAAAQSQPLPLVVTLNCIEDTLLEEECLGGVAEVEHVSLSRLADSRIESAAAVLIHSLSFLPRAAQRRLRPWQLILCLGSSDRAVDSALAEELGLNRLIHVDVSRAEEVADTVMALVLGLLRRTHLLSRHALSASGWLGSVQPLCRGMRRCRGLVLGIVGRSVSATSLANRSLAFKMSVLYFDVQEGNGKISRSSLRFPAAARRMDTLNDLLAASDLISLHCALTNDTVQIINADCLQHIKPGAFLVNTGSSQLLDDCAVKQLLIDGTLAGCALDGAEGPQWMEAWLREMPNVLLLPRSADYSEEVWMEIREKAIFILQQFIIDNVIPKNAVSDEEDEEERELESKNEQSHMLESETSYLGSVNDRLTENVELVAESSQKKVLNQSKETSSQNQTSVLSQSTSNRSETKRNRSSKKAKKRHGRQKSQNKADDPSTFEKESSSYREDDANMSGTDQVLSSSEDSRNRKTPVDLKTELTPELPLNSSRELLKNSGELLKDGYIVSLHARDHPALHVSRQRVQGGGWFLDTLSNVTKRDPAAQFLVVYRSKDTIGFRSFTAGGKLLQINRRMEFVFASHSFDVWESWTLEGSLQKCRLVNCRNPLAVLDVRIEIVAALGEDGITRWLD; the protein is encoded by the exons ATGCCTCAGAGCAGCACCGCAGCCGCCCAATCGCAGCCGCTTCCGCTTGTGGTGACGCTCAATTGCATCGAGGACACGCTTCTCGAGGAGGAATGCCTCGGCGGCGTCGCGGAGGTGGAGCACGTCTCGCTCAGCCGGCTGGCTGACTCGCGGATCGAATCTGCGGCGGCGGTGCTCATCCACTCGCTCTCGTTCCTCCCACGCGCCGCGCAGCGCCGCCTCCGCCCGTGGCAGCTGATCCTCTGCCTCGGATCGTCCGACCGCGCCGTGGACTCGGCGCTGGCCGAGGAGCTCGGGCTGAACCGGCTGATCCACGTGGACGTCAGCCGAGCTGAGGAGGTGGCGGACACTGTGATGGCGCTGGTCTTGGGGCTGCTTAGGCGTACGCATCTGCTCTCCAGGCACGCGCTATCGGCTTCAGGATGGCTCGGCTCGGTCCAGCCGCTATGCCGTGGAATGCGGCGGTGTCGCGGCTTGGTGTTGGGGATTGTTGGTAGATCTGTCTCTGCGACGTCGTTGGCTAATAGGAGCTTGGCGTTTAAGATGAGTGTATTGTACTTTGATGTGCAAGAG GGAAATGGTAAAATAAGCAGATCCTCCTTAAGATTTCCGGCAGCTGCAAGAAGAATGGATACACTTAATGACTTGCTTGCTGCAAGTGACCTAATATCTCTGCACTGTGCTTTGACTAATGATACGGTTCAAATTATCAATGCAGATTGTTTACAGCATATAAAGCCTG GGGCATTTCTTGTAAATACCGGGAGCAGCCAGCTGCTGGATGATTGTGCTGTGAAACAACTTTTGATTGATGGCACGCTTGCAGGCTGTGCCCTTGATGGTGCTGAAGGTCCACAATGGATGGAAGCCTGG CTAAGGGAGATGCCCAATGTTCTGTTACTTCCTCGCAGTGCTGACTACAGTGAAGAAGTATGGATGGAGATTAGGGAAAAGGCCATTTTCATACTACAGCAATTCATCATTGATAATGTCATTCCAAAGAATGCTGTATCTGATGAGGAAGACGAGGAGGAAAGGGAGTTGGAAAGTAAGAATGAACAGAGTCACATGCTAGAGAGTGAAACTTCATACCTAGGTTCAGTGAATGATAGACTGACTGAAAATGTTGAGTTGGTGGCAGAAAGTTCCCAGAAAAAGGTCTTAAATCAGTCAAAAGAAACTTCTAGCCAGAATCAAACTTCTGTTTTGTCTCAAAGTACTTCAAATAGATCTGAAACAAAGCGAAACAGATCAAGTAAGAAGGCTAAGAAGAGACATGGCCGGCAAAAGTCTCAGAATAAAGCAGATGATCCCTCGACATTTGAGAAAGAAAGCTCTTCATATAGAGAAGACGATGCTAATATGAGTGGCACAGATCAAGTTCTGAGTTCTAGTGAAGATTCAAGGAATAGGAAAACACCAGTTGATTTAAAAACAGAATTAACCCCAGAGCTGCCGCTAAATTCAAGCCGAgaacttttaaaaaattcggGTGAACTGCTGAAAGATGGTTATATTGTATCTTTACATGCAAGGGACCATCCTGCACTTCATGTCTCGAGGCAAAGGGTCCAAGGTGGTGGTTGGTTCCTGGATACATTGTCAAATGTCACAAAAAGAGACCCTGCAGCGCAGTTCCTGGTTGTGTATAGAAGCAAG GATACGATTGGGTTTAGATCATTTACTGCTGGGGGAAAGTTATTACAG ATAAATAGAAGGATGGAATTCGTATTCGCCAGTCATAGTTTTGACGTCTGGGAGAGTTGGACGCTTGAGGGTTCTCTCCAAAAGTGCAGGCTGGTGAACTGCAGAAACCCTCTG GCTGTGCTGGATGTACGCATTGAAATTGTCGCGGCTCTAGGTGAAGACGGCATCACTCGCTGGCTCGACTAG
- the LOC121761642 gene encoding uncharacterized protein LOC121761642: MSGAEREQGEIVMEDAEKSSPTPQQEEAVIKKKYGGMMPKKPPLISKDHERAYFDSADWALGKQGASKPKGPLEALRPKLQPSQQQTRYRKSQYAPSEGEEGHTPPSEDATTNE, translated from the exons ATGTCAGGTGCTGAAAGAGAGCAAGGGGAGATTGTCATGGAGGATGCTGAAAAGTCCTCACCAACACCACAGCAGGAA GAGGCCGTTATCAAGAAAAAATATGGAGGAATGATGCCCAAGAAACCACCACTTATTTCTAAG GATCATGAACGAGCCTATTTTGACTCTGCTGATTGGGCCTTGGGAAAG CAAGGTGCATCGAAGCCTAAAGGACCACTTGAGGCTCTGCGGCCAAAGCTacag CCTTCACAGCAGCAGACCCGGTACCGCAAGTCTCAGTATGCACCATCAGAAGGAGAAG AGGGACATACACCACCATCGGAAGATGCAACTACAAACGAATGA